One part of the Chroogloeocystis siderophila 5.2 s.c.1 genome encodes these proteins:
- a CDS encoding lysophospholipid acyltransferase family protein produces MARSREPFVSLLLYYAFKWSVVNPMLRVYFRGRVYGAENVPQEGPLVVVSNHASDFDPPILSCCVRRPVAYMAKEELFQIPVFSRAIELYGAYPVKRGSADRSAIRAAVKYLEEGWAAGVFLQGTRTPDGKITEPKLGAALIAAKTKAPLLPVSLWGTHKIMQKGSTIPRSVPVTVRISQIIPPPSSTDKAELLAVTQKCADAIASLHDLGR; encoded by the coding sequence ATGGCTCGAAGCCGCGAACCTTTTGTTAGTCTACTCCTGTACTACGCCTTCAAGTGGTCAGTTGTTAATCCCATGCTGCGCGTTTACTTTCGAGGACGTGTTTATGGTGCAGAAAATGTCCCTCAGGAAGGACCATTAGTCGTCGTTAGCAACCATGCAAGTGATTTTGACCCGCCAATTCTATCATGTTGCGTGCGCAGACCAGTTGCTTATATGGCGAAAGAAGAATTATTTCAAATTCCCGTTTTCAGTCGTGCAATTGAGTTATACGGTGCTTATCCAGTTAAACGCGGTTCTGCCGATCGCAGTGCGATTCGCGCCGCTGTAAAGTATCTTGAAGAAGGATGGGCTGCGGGTGTTTTTTTGCAAGGAACTCGTACACCTGATGGCAAAATTACCGAACCTAAACTCGGTGCAGCTTTGATTGCAGCTAAAACAAAAGCACCACTTTTACCCGTTAGTTTGTGGGGAACGCATAAAATTATGCAAAAAGGCTCGACGATACCGCGTTCGGTACCCGTTACAGTCCGAATCAGTCAGATTATACCTCCACCAAGTTCAACCGATAAAGCTGAACTTCTCGCCGTAACGCAAAAATGTGCGGATGCGATCGCATCTTTACACGACCTGGGGCGCTAA
- the fabD gene encoding ACP S-malonyltransferase: protein MTKTAWIFPGQGSQKIGMGIDLLEIDAAKAKFAQAEEILGWSVTDVCQSEDDISRTLYTQPCLYVVESLLVDLMQQQGQRPDLVAGHSLGEYIALYAAGVYDWAAGLTLVKRRAELMDNAAGGMMAALIGFDRDELEAQIQQTPDVVLANDNSSAQVVISGTPNAVNAVLSQVKSKRAVPLNVSGAFHSPLMAAAASEFEEVLRTVVFNTAQVPVLSNVEPTPAVDGEVIKERLQRQITGAVRWRETCEYFRQEGIEQVIEIGPGNVLTGLIKRTHTDLILKNVSSAADLSA from the coding sequence ATGACTAAGACTGCATGGATATTTCCTGGACAAGGTTCCCAAAAAATTGGTATGGGAATCGATTTATTAGAAATCGACGCAGCTAAAGCGAAATTTGCCCAAGCTGAAGAGATCTTAGGCTGGTCAGTGACTGACGTTTGTCAAAGTGAAGATGATATCTCGCGTACGCTTTATACGCAGCCCTGTCTTTACGTTGTAGAAAGTCTGCTCGTAGACTTGATGCAACAACAAGGTCAACGCCCCGATCTTGTTGCTGGACACAGCTTAGGAGAATACATTGCGCTCTACGCAGCAGGCGTTTATGATTGGGCAGCAGGCTTAACTTTAGTCAAACGGCGAGCCGAATTGATGGACAATGCGGCGGGTGGGATGATGGCAGCTTTGATCGGCTTTGATCGTGACGAACTCGAAGCGCAAATTCAACAAACTCCCGATGTTGTCCTAGCAAACGACAACAGTTCCGCGCAGGTGGTAATTTCAGGAACTCCTAACGCCGTGAACGCAGTTCTATCGCAAGTGAAATCAAAGCGTGCGGTTCCCTTAAATGTTTCAGGCGCGTTTCACTCTCCTTTGATGGCGGCGGCGGCGTCTGAATTTGAGGAAGTTCTGCGCACCGTTGTTTTTAATACTGCGCAAGTTCCCGTACTATCAAACGTCGAACCAACTCCTGCTGTGGATGGTGAAGTCATCAAAGAACGCCTGCAGCGTCAAATTACTGGCGCTGTTAGATGGCGCGAAACTTGTGAATACTTCCGCCAAGAAGGAATCGAGCAAGTTATAGAAATTGGTCCTGGTAATGTGCTAACTGGTTTGATCAAACGTACCCACACTGACTTAATCTTAAAGAATGTTAGTAGTGCGGCAGACCTCTCTGCTTAG
- a CDS encoding beta-ketoacyl-ACP synthase 3: MLQNFGVAITGSGSAVPTNFLSNEVLTQLVETSDEWIATRTGIRSRRLATANDSLQAIATQASLQAIAMAGIAPTDIDLIILATSTPDDLFGSACQIQAALGATQAVAFDMTAACSGFVFGLVTAAQYIRTGVYQNILLIGADILSRWVDWEDRRTCVLFGDGAGAVVMQASKRDRLLGFELKSDGTQNRCLNLAYQPQVQALVNDIDVAKGNYQPITMNGKEVYRFAVQRVPEVIDKALFRANLKVDQIDWLLLHQANQRILDAVADRLHIPHHKVISNLAHYGNTSAASIPLALDEAVRADKIKDGDIIAASGFGAGLTWGAAIFSWGR, encoded by the coding sequence ATGTTGCAAAATTTTGGGGTAGCAATTACAGGGAGTGGTTCAGCCGTACCAACTAACTTCCTCAGCAACGAAGTACTCACGCAGTTAGTGGAAACTTCAGATGAATGGATTGCGACACGGACAGGAATTCGTTCGCGACGCTTAGCAACAGCAAATGATTCTTTGCAAGCGATCGCCACTCAAGCCTCTTTACAGGCGATCGCAATGGCAGGCATCGCACCAACCGACATCGATCTAATTATTCTGGCAACTTCAACTCCGGATGACTTGTTTGGTAGTGCGTGTCAAATTCAAGCGGCTTTGGGCGCAACGCAAGCCGTCGCCTTCGATATGACCGCAGCGTGTTCGGGTTTTGTGTTTGGATTGGTCACTGCGGCACAGTACATCCGCACAGGTGTCTACCAAAATATTCTCTTAATTGGGGCAGACATTCTCTCGCGCTGGGTTGATTGGGAAGATCGGCGGACGTGCGTTTTATTTGGCGACGGTGCAGGTGCAGTCGTGATGCAAGCGAGTAAGCGCGATCGCTTACTTGGATTTGAACTTAAAAGTGACGGCACGCAAAATCGATGCCTCAACCTTGCCTATCAGCCTCAAGTGCAAGCACTCGTCAACGATATCGATGTTGCTAAAGGCAATTACCAACCGATCACGATGAACGGTAAAGAAGTGTATCGCTTTGCCGTACAACGCGTTCCAGAGGTGATTGATAAAGCACTGTTTCGGGCTAATCTCAAGGTAGACCAAATTGATTGGTTGCTGCTACATCAAGCAAATCAACGTATCCTCGACGCTGTAGCTGATCGCTTGCATATTCCTCACCATAAGGTCATCAGCAATCTTGCCCACTACGGCAATACTTCAGCCGCTTCAATTCCTTTAGCACTTGATGAAGCCGTACGCGCTGACAAAATCAAAGATGGCGATATTATTGCTGCTTCTGGTTTTGGTGCGGGATTAACTTGGGGTGCTGCAATTTTTTCATGGGGTAGATAA
- the plsX gene encoding phosphate acyltransferase PlsX, whose protein sequence is MGATRARIAIDAMGGDYAPTEIVAGALRAREELGVEVLLVGDPQQIKPVPHQNRLDQIAIIPAEGTVEMHEEPLSAIKRKPKASINVAMDLVKQKQADAVVSAGHSGAAMAAALLRLGRLRGIDRPAIGAVLPTMIASKPVLILDVGANVDCRPKFLEQFALMGTVYSQYVLGITAPKVGLLNIGEEESKGNDLAVRTYQLLKENKQISFIGNAEGRDVLSGRFDVIVCDGFAGNVLLKFAEAVGEVAIQILREELPQGLHGHIGTALLKSNLKRIKQRIDHAEHGGGLLLGVAGVCIISHGSSQAPSIFNAIRLAKEAIDNRVLERIQSQNRGVNLEVKDQGSEVRG, encoded by the coding sequence ATGGGAGCGACTCGCGCACGGATCGCAATTGATGCTATGGGAGGGGATTATGCCCCTACCGAAATTGTTGCTGGCGCACTGCGCGCACGGGAAGAATTAGGGGTAGAAGTTTTATTGGTGGGAGATCCCCAGCAAATTAAACCTGTTCCACATCAAAATCGTTTAGACCAAATTGCTATCATTCCAGCGGAAGGAACGGTAGAAATGCATGAGGAGCCGCTAAGCGCCATCAAACGCAAGCCTAAGGCTTCGATCAATGTAGCAATGGATTTGGTGAAGCAAAAGCAAGCCGATGCGGTAGTTTCTGCGGGTCACTCAGGAGCCGCGATGGCAGCTGCGTTGCTCCGCTTGGGACGCCTGCGAGGAATTGACCGTCCTGCGATTGGAGCAGTTTTGCCGACGATGATCGCAAGTAAGCCGGTGCTGATTCTTGATGTCGGGGCAAACGTTGATTGTCGCCCGAAGTTTTTAGAGCAGTTCGCGCTGATGGGCACAGTTTACAGCCAGTATGTCTTGGGGATTACAGCACCAAAAGTAGGGCTACTCAACATCGGTGAGGAAGAATCTAAAGGCAATGACTTGGCGGTAAGAACTTACCAACTGCTAAAAGAGAATAAGCAAATCTCGTTCATTGGTAACGCCGAAGGACGAGATGTCCTTTCTGGTCGCTTTGATGTGATTGTGTGTGATGGCTTTGCGGGTAATGTTCTGTTGAAGTTCGCTGAGGCTGTAGGAGAGGTAGCAATTCAAATTCTTCGCGAAGAACTACCGCAAGGGTTGCACGGACACATTGGCACCGCCCTACTCAAGTCAAACCTCAAGCGAATCAAGCAGCGGATTGACCACGCCGAACACGGTGGAGGATTGCTCCTGGGTGTTGCGGGAGTATGCATTATCAGTCACGGCAGTTCCCAAGCACCATCAATCTTCAATGCGATTCGCTTAGCGAAAGAAGCAATTGATAACCGAGTCCTGGAGCGAATTCAGTCACAAAATCGCGGCGTAAATCTAGAGGTCAAGGATCAGGGGTCAGAGGTCAGGGGGTAA
- a CDS encoding D-alanyl-D-alanine carboxypeptidase, translating to MLQLFGSGLISLWLEMAGVQPKPVDALEFFTLNSRPGLVLAPDSHPFAANTVQAYLQQLEATGLERNNQGIWLQSGPVLLANNQGTQPLPAASITKVATSLAALKTWGPSHQFETLVSATGPINNGVVRGDLVIQGGGDPFFVWEEAIALGNSLNRMGIKRITGNLVISGNFAMNYKTNPLQAGQLLQQAMNAATWSREVTAQYLTMPQGTPRPQVAIAGTVHVASLPNPKQILLVRHRSLPLSEILKEMNIYSNNEMSEMLAQNLGGAQVVQSIAATAAKVPRQEIQLINGSGLGVENRISPRAACAMLMAIQRKLLPAQLSVADLFPVSGRDRRGTMEARRIPQAAVIKTGTLRDVSALTGVLPTRDRGLVWFTIINRGTNVEDLRARQDQLLQRLLKQWQVTATVPAAIAPRSSNSIPIPLGAASRNEILYGG from the coding sequence ATGCTGCAACTTTTTGGTTCAGGACTAATTTCATTGTGGTTGGAAATGGCGGGGGTGCAACCTAAACCTGTCGATGCTTTGGAGTTTTTTACATTAAATAGCCGCCCTGGGTTAGTCCTGGCACCTGATTCTCATCCTTTTGCCGCTAATACTGTACAAGCGTATTTGCAGCAATTAGAAGCTACGGGCTTAGAGAGAAACAATCAGGGAATTTGGTTACAATCTGGACCTGTATTACTTGCAAATAATCAAGGAACTCAACCTTTACCTGCGGCTTCGATTACCAAAGTGGCGACGTCGCTTGCGGCTTTAAAAACATGGGGACCAAGTCACCAATTTGAAACGCTCGTTAGCGCAACTGGACCGATCAACAATGGCGTTGTCCGAGGAGACTTAGTCATTCAAGGCGGGGGCGATCCCTTTTTTGTGTGGGAAGAAGCGATCGCCCTTGGTAATAGTCTCAACCGCATGGGGATCAAGCGTATCACCGGCAACTTAGTGATTAGTGGCAATTTCGCCATGAATTACAAAACCAACCCATTACAAGCTGGTCAACTGTTACAGCAAGCGATGAACGCAGCAACATGGTCGCGTGAAGTCACCGCACAATACTTAACCATGCCCCAAGGAACGCCGCGCCCGCAAGTTGCGATCGCAGGTACTGTCCATGTCGCATCCTTACCCAATCCTAAACAAATCTTGCTCGTGCGCCATCGTTCGTTACCCTTGTCCGAAATTCTCAAGGAAATGAACATTTACAGCAACAATGAAATGTCAGAAATGCTAGCCCAAAATCTTGGAGGCGCGCAGGTAGTACAATCGATAGCAGCAACCGCTGCCAAAGTTCCACGGCAAGAAATTCAATTGATTAACGGTTCAGGTTTAGGAGTCGAAAACCGCATATCGCCAAGAGCCGCGTGTGCAATGTTAATGGCAATTCAGCGCAAGTTACTGCCTGCGCAGCTGAGTGTTGCTGATTTATTTCCTGTATCAGGCCGCGATCGCCGAGGCACAATGGAAGCGCGACGCATTCCCCAAGCTGCGGTGATTAAAACGGGGACATTACGCGATGTCAGTGCTTTAACCGGAGTTTTACCCACACGCGATCGCGGTTTAGTTTGGTTTACCATTATCAATCGCGGAACGAATGTCGAAGACTTACGCGCAAGACAAGATCAACTATTGCAAAGATTGTTAAAGCAATGGCAAGTCACCGCTACAGTTCCCGCCGCAATCGCTCCTAGATCCTCTAACAGCATTCCTATCCCGCTGGGCGCAGCCAGCCGCAATGAGATCTTGTACGGAGGCTAG
- the lptC gene encoding LPS export ABC transporter periplasmic protein LptC, which yields MNRFYLLFSIRRHATASLLAIVLVAIAMGCQNQNQTAQKLSQDTTTVQKVDTELTFNNVDLEQADEQGQTVWKVKAVQATYSQDQQVAQVKNPTGELFQDGKSVYRIQAQEGEVHQDGKQLFLKGQIVATDPKSGLVLRGNELEWRPQEDLLIVRNQLTGSHKQVQAVAQEARVFSRKQRVELQGKVVANTTEPATQLRTEQLTWLIPEERLIADRAIAIDRYQDKKITARSTANSGEFNLKTKIATLKENAQIALVDPPVQVASNSAVWDLNIETVTTDQPVRVVHHQEKMTMTAKRGRMDLRQQIAYLNGDVVGSGQKGQTINSQRLTWTIPTQLVEAQGNVVYRQTQPPVSFTGDKAVGKLQNESLVVSSSGSGRRVVTEIIP from the coding sequence ATGAATCGTTTCTATCTTTTATTCTCTATTCGCCGTCACGCCACAGCGTCTCTATTGGCAATTGTGCTGGTAGCGATCGCTATGGGCTGCCAAAATCAAAACCAAACCGCGCAAAAACTTTCGCAAGACACAACGACTGTTCAAAAAGTTGACACTGAGTTGACTTTTAACAATGTCGATTTAGAACAAGCAGACGAACAAGGACAAACGGTTTGGAAAGTGAAAGCGGTGCAAGCAACTTACAGTCAAGATCAGCAAGTCGCACAGGTCAAAAATCCGACAGGAGAATTATTCCAAGATGGCAAGTCTGTCTATCGAATTCAAGCCCAAGAAGGCGAAGTTCACCAAGATGGAAAACAGCTATTCCTGAAAGGACAAATTGTAGCGACAGATCCCAAAAGTGGCTTGGTACTGCGCGGTAATGAGTTAGAATGGCGTCCCCAAGAAGATTTGTTGATCGTCCGCAACCAGTTAACGGGTAGCCATAAACAGGTACAAGCTGTAGCGCAAGAAGCAAGAGTTTTTAGCCGCAAACAGCGCGTTGAACTGCAAGGGAAAGTTGTTGCTAACACAACCGAACCTGCTACGCAACTGCGCACGGAACAATTGACTTGGTTAATTCCAGAAGAAAGATTGATCGCTGATCGCGCGATTGCAATTGATCGCTATCAAGACAAAAAAATTACAGCAAGATCGACGGCGAATTCGGGTGAGTTCAATTTAAAAACCAAAATTGCGACGTTGAAAGAAAATGCGCAAATTGCACTTGTCGATCCACCTGTACAAGTTGCCAGCAACTCCGCCGTTTGGGATTTAAATATAGAAACTGTTACGACAGATCAACCAGTACGCGTCGTGCATCATCAAGAAAAAATGACGATGACAGCTAAACGAGGGCGGATGGATTTGCGACAGCAAATTGCTTATCTCAATGGCGATGTTGTAGGTTCTGGGCAAAAAGGTCAAACGATCAACTCGCAAAGGCTAACGTGGACGATTCCGACGCAGTTAGTTGAAGCCCAAGGTAATGTTGTCTATCGTCAAACGCAACCGCCAGTTAGTTTTACAGGTGATAAAGCTGTCGGAAAACTGCAAAATGAAAGTTTGGTTGTCAGTAGTAGTGGTAGTGGTCGTCGGGTAGTGACAGAGATTATACCATAG
- a CDS encoding NYN domain-containing protein, producing MLNFESDSIFTPEQVLENRGRVAIFIDGSNLFYAALQLGIEIDYTKLLCRLTAGSRLLRSFFYTGVDRTNEKQQGFLLWMRRNGYRVIAKDLVQLPDGSKKANLDVEIAVDMMALVDSYDTAVLVSGDGDLAYAANAVSYRGSRVEVVSLRTMTSDSLINVSDRYIDLESIKDDIQKTPRQDYLYRPIPTMEIIEQPPQAGIITPDGIPNIMPTSQE from the coding sequence ATGTTAAATTTTGAATCGGATTCGATTTTCACGCCTGAACAGGTGCTAGAAAATCGAGGTAGAGTCGCGATTTTCATCGATGGCTCTAATTTGTTTTACGCTGCCCTGCAACTGGGAATCGAGATTGACTATACAAAACTCTTATGTCGGCTAACAGCGGGTTCTCGGCTGCTGCGCTCGTTTTTCTATACCGGAGTAGATCGCACAAACGAAAAGCAACAAGGCTTTTTATTGTGGATGCGGCGTAATGGGTACAGAGTCATTGCGAAAGACTTAGTACAGTTACCCGATGGCTCAAAGAAAGCTAACTTGGACGTTGAAATCGCCGTTGACATGATGGCACTCGTTGATTCTTACGATACAGCAGTATTGGTGAGTGGCGATGGCGATCTCGCTTATGCAGCAAATGCGGTTAGCTATCGCGGTTCGCGGGTAGAAGTTGTCAGTTTACGCACGATGACAAGCGATAGTTTGATTAATGTCTCGGATCGCTATATCGATTTAGAATCGATTAAAGACGATATTCAAAAGACACCAAGACAAGACTATCTCTATCGCCCAATTCCGACAATGGAAATTATTGAGCAACCACCACAAGCAGGAATTATCACACCTGATGGCATACCAAATATTATGCCAACGTCACAAGAGTGA
- the metG gene encoding methionine--tRNA ligase, protein MISASKTTEKFALTTPLYYVNDLPHIGSAYTTIAADILARFARLQGKSVMFVTGTDEHGQKIQRTAESKGRSPQAYCNEIAAGFVALWEKLDIQYDSFIRTTSTKHEAIVKEFFQRVWDQGDIYKSRQQGWYCIACEEFKEERELLDGHRCPIHTNKQAEWRDEENYFFRLSRYQSQLEELYQQHPDFIQPESRRNEVLNFVSQGLQDFSISRVNLDWGFPIPVDPKQTIYVWFDALVGYLTALLNPDDEPNLENVLSQWLPINLHLIGKDILRFHAVYWPAMLMSARLPISHKVFGHGFLTKDGQKMGKSLGNTLDPIALVERYGADAVRYYFFKEIEFGKDGDFNETRFINVLNADLANDLGNLLNRTLNMVKKYCNGNVPDCSSDDIPADHPLKAIGLTLGEKVAHNYEALAFNQACDAILSLVRAGNKFIDEQAPWTLYKQGQQQQVEQVLYTVLESIRLAAYLLSPIIPNVSSKIYQQLGFSINFNEKSQIVVTPFNSHAKWGLLSVNEKLGTPKPVFQRLELLQAI, encoded by the coding sequence ATGATATCTGCGAGTAAAACAACAGAAAAATTTGCACTGACAACACCACTTTATTATGTGAATGACCTACCACACATTGGTAGTGCTTACACAACAATCGCTGCGGATATACTAGCAAGATTTGCGCGGTTACAAGGTAAGTCTGTCATGTTTGTGACAGGAACCGACGAACACGGTCAAAAAATTCAGCGCACCGCCGAAAGTAAAGGGCGATCGCCACAAGCTTACTGCAATGAAATTGCCGCAGGATTTGTTGCACTATGGGAAAAACTTGATATTCAGTACGATAGTTTTATCCGCACAACAAGCACAAAACACGAAGCGATCGTTAAAGAATTTTTTCAACGTGTTTGGGATCAAGGAGATATTTATAAAAGTAGACAACAAGGCTGGTATTGCATTGCGTGTGAGGAATTCAAAGAAGAACGCGAACTCTTAGATGGACATCGTTGTCCAATTCATACCAACAAGCAAGCCGAGTGGCGCGATGAAGAAAATTACTTTTTTCGCTTGTCACGCTATCAATCGCAGCTAGAAGAACTATACCAACAACACCCCGATTTTATTCAACCAGAAAGTCGCCGTAATGAAGTTCTCAACTTCGTTAGCCAGGGACTGCAAGACTTTTCAATTTCACGTGTAAACTTAGATTGGGGATTTCCCATACCCGTTGATCCCAAGCAAACAATTTATGTTTGGTTTGATGCGTTAGTAGGATATCTTACCGCGCTACTTAATCCCGACGACGAACCAAACTTAGAAAATGTCCTCAGTCAGTGGTTGCCAATTAATTTACATTTAATTGGCAAAGATATCTTACGGTTCCATGCTGTATATTGGCCCGCAATGCTGATGTCTGCAAGGCTGCCAATCTCCCATAAGGTATTTGGGCATGGATTTTTAACTAAAGATGGGCAAAAAATGGGCAAAAGCCTTGGTAATACTCTTGATCCCATTGCTTTAGTTGAACGCTACGGCGCAGACGCGGTACGATACTACTTTTTTAAAGAAATTGAATTTGGCAAAGATGGAGATTTTAACGAAACGCGCTTTATTAATGTGCTAAACGCAGATTTAGCCAACGACTTGGGCAATTTGTTAAACCGCACCTTAAATATGGTGAAAAAGTATTGTAACGGAAATGTCCCTGATTGCTCAAGTGACGATATTCCCGCTGACCACCCATTAAAGGCGATTGGCTTAACTTTGGGCGAAAAAGTTGCACATAACTACGAAGCCCTAGCCTTTAATCAAGCGTGTGATGCTATTTTGTCTTTAGTAAGAGCAGGTAATAAGTTTATCGACGAGCAAGCCCCCTGGACACTTTATAAACAAGGACAGCAGCAACAAGTAGAACAAGTACTCTATACTGTACTCGAATCGATTCGATTAGCAGCCTATTTGCTATCACCGATTATTCCTAACGTGTCCAGCAAGATTTATCAACAACTTGGTTTTTCTATAAACTTTAATGAAAAGTCACAAATTGTTGTGACGCCCTTTAATAGCCATGCCAAGTGGGGACTATTAAGCGTAAACGAAAAATTAGGCACTCCAAAACCCGTGTTCCAAAGACTCGAATTGCTACAAGCAATTTAG
- a CDS encoding lysophospholipid acyltransferase family protein has translation MSANNALQVSQGFLASVGTQMFRYYEDRIPRSGPVLVVSNHRSFMDAPILMAALERPIRFACHHYMAQVPIMREIVTDLLGCFPLEAREKRQQGFFQQALHLLNSSQVVGVFPEGTKPMVTFTQPDHLGNFQRGFAHLALRATTPGTLSKPVTDLTILPMAIASLEEVNTSAVPLKLLSLFDPSEPLFDQSGWHPLVIYRRVAVLVGRPYWISHQQQMEYQGKQAKKAVRELTHYCQTEIAQLLRQGFY, from the coding sequence ATGAGTGCAAATAACGCCTTGCAGGTTTCTCAAGGGTTTCTTGCTTCGGTAGGAACTCAAATGTTTCGCTATTACGAGGATCGCATTCCTCGCAGTGGTCCTGTGCTTGTGGTGAGCAATCATCGCAGCTTTATGGACGCACCAATTCTCATGGCAGCTTTAGAGCGACCGATTCGCTTTGCCTGCCATCACTATATGGCTCAAGTACCAATTATGCGCGAAATCGTCACAGATCTTCTAGGATGCTTTCCGCTAGAGGCAAGAGAAAAAAGACAGCAAGGCTTTTTTCAGCAGGCTTTGCATTTGTTAAATAGTTCTCAAGTCGTGGGCGTGTTTCCAGAAGGAACAAAACCGATGGTGACTTTTACGCAGCCGGATCATTTGGGTAACTTTCAGCGTGGGTTCGCGCATTTGGCTTTACGCGCTACGACACCTGGTACATTGTCAAAGCCTGTAACAGATTTAACGATTCTACCGATGGCGATCGCCTCTTTAGAAGAAGTCAACACTTCGGCAGTGCCTTTAAAGCTACTCAGCTTGTTCGATCCTTCGGAACCTTTGTTCGATCAGTCGGGTTGGCATCCGTTAGTGATTTATCGTCGTGTTGCGGTTTTAGTTGGACGTCCCTATTGGATTTCACACCAACAGCAGATGGAATATCAAGGCAAGCAGGCAAAAAAAGCCGTGAGGGAATTAACACATTACTGCCAAACGGAAATTGCGCAACTACTACGCCAAGGATTCTACTAG
- a CDS encoding alpha/beta fold hydrolase — protein sequence MSEIESKPVFLTPNKVQSQYPLFVFLPGMDGTGRLLRSQTEGLEVAFDVRCLSIPLDDLTSWADLSQQVVDLIELEIAKNPQRKVYLCGESFGGCLAIKVALHSPQLFDRIILVNPASSFHRRSWYGWASQLIHIVPRWVYPFGALGLLPFIASLDRIAPTERQDLLHVMRSVPPETVLWRLSLVQEFDVSDAQLRQLTQPILVVASRRDRLLPSVAEARHLARVFDNVQTVFLPYSGHACLIEEDINLYEIMQRKDFLDDSTKAVPYVVDH from the coding sequence ATGTCAGAAATTGAAAGCAAACCTGTTTTTTTGACACCGAACAAAGTTCAGTCGCAGTATCCCTTGTTTGTATTTCTACCAGGAATGGATGGAACGGGGCGACTGCTGCGATCGCAAACCGAAGGCTTAGAAGTTGCATTTGATGTTCGTTGTTTGTCGATTCCTTTGGATGATTTAACAAGTTGGGCAGATCTTAGTCAACAAGTCGTCGATTTAATTGAACTAGAAATTGCTAAAAATCCGCAACGCAAAGTCTATTTGTGTGGTGAATCGTTTGGCGGTTGTCTCGCGATCAAAGTCGCACTCCACTCACCACAACTTTTTGACAGAATTATTTTAGTGAATCCTGCGTCTTCTTTTCATCGTCGTTCGTGGTATGGTTGGGCATCGCAGTTAATTCATATCGTTCCGCGCTGGGTTTATCCGTTTGGCGCGTTAGGGCTACTCCCCTTCATTGCTTCCCTTGATAGAATTGCCCCAACTGAACGCCAAGATCTCCTCCACGTGATGCGATCAGTTCCACCAGAAACTGTTTTATGGCGGTTGTCTTTAGTGCAAGAATTTGATGTGAGTGATGCGCAGCTACGCCAGTTAACTCAACCGATTTTGGTTGTAGCGAGTAGACGCGATCGCCTTTTACCGTCGGTTGCTGAAGCACGACACCTGGCTAGAGTTTTCGATAATGTTCAAACAGTATTTTTACCGTATAGCGGACACGCTTGCTTAATCGAAGAAGACATTAACCTCTACGAGATTATGCAGAGGAAAGATTTTTTGGATGATTCGACTAAAGCAGTACCGTATGTAGTCGATCATTAA